A section of the Oryza sativa Japonica Group chromosome 1, ASM3414082v1 genome encodes:
- the LOC4324798 gene encoding RING-H2 finger protein ATL72, with product MDVEQLQQHARRLLSNGRVVSAAAAAGASPGPAGRVLEGGAAAAARRPAPFSSLDATVITVLSLLLCVLVVGLVLHAIARCAFRVTRRMCYGQEPPGDHGDEAAAERCARVARKKPGRAIAEKIPAIVCPAGGLDRLAGCGSTECAICLSEFAQGHRVRVLPRCGHGFHARCIDRWLAARQTCPTCRREPFAAAAAVQLQVYPDAAGGQHETP from the coding sequence ATGGACGTCGAACAGCTGCAGCAGCATGCCAGGAGGCTTCTGTCGAACGGCAGGgtggtgtcggcggcggcggccgccggcgcgtcgCCTGGTCCGGCTGGGCGCGTGTTggaaggcggcgcggcggcggcggcgcgtcgtccGGCACCGTTCAGCTCGCTGGACGCGACGGTGATCACGGTCCTGTCCCTCCTCCTCTGCGTGCTCGTCGTCGGGCTCGTGCTCCACGCGATCGCCCGGTGCGCGTTCCGCGTCACGCGGCGCATGTGCTACGGCCAGGAGCCGCCCGGGGAtcacggcgacgaggcggcggcggagcgatgCGCCCGGGTAGCCAGGAAGAAGCCGGGACGCGCCATCGCGGAGAAGATCCCGGCGATCGTCTGCCCGGCCGGCGGGCTCGATCGGCTCGCCGGCTGCGGCTCGACGGAGTGCGCCATCTGCCTCTCCGAGTTCGCGCAGGGTCACCGCGTCCGCGTGCTGCCGCGCTGCGGCCACGGCTTCCACGCGCGGTGCATTGACCGATGGCTCGCCGCGAGGCAGACCTGCCCGACGTGCAGGCGGGAGCCgtttgcggcggccgcggccgtgcAGCTGCAGGTTTACCctgacgccgccggcggccagcaCGAGACGCCTTAG